A single region of the Raphanus sativus cultivar WK10039 chromosome 1, ASM80110v3, whole genome shotgun sequence genome encodes:
- the LOC108837159 gene encoding O-fucosyltransferase 14 has product MERQSSASSSSSSSSSLPNEEEEEDLQNLLDESDSQINTAEQLTFDVESLRSRLRRSSFKLNLTKRQCIVIFLPLLLVFLYLSTDLTNFFSSANLPDSVFRPNHEPGRTQEPDLRALYLLRKQEADLSSLWNRTLSIPDTKSALFRQISLNRRIQNALLSPHKTESLSLYGGGTCRRVNQKFIKRKTVQWKPREDKFLFAICLSGQMSNHLICLEKHMFFAALLKRTLVIPSHRFDYRYSRIIDIDRINTCLGRKVVVSFEEFWKSRKKKHHHVHIDRFICYFSKPEPCYVDKEHIAKLKGLGITIGGKVGSPWGEEEDIKKPSNKTAEEVEASFRSDEDVIAIGDVFYASVEREWVMQPGGPLAHKCKTLVEPNRLILLTAQRFIQTFLGRNYVALHFRRHGFLKFCNAKNPSCFYPIPQAAHCIARLVEKVDAPVIYLSTDAAESETGLLQSLLIINGKTVPLVKRPPRDSAEKWDALLYRHGLEGDSQVEAMLDKTICAMSSVFIGASGSTFTEDILRLRKDWGTGSDCDEYLCQNEQPNFIADHE; this is encoded by the exons ATGGAGAGACAATCCTCAGCGTCTTCgtcatcttcatcctcatcctcattgcctaacgaagaagaagaagaagatctccAGAACCTACTCGACGAATCAGATTCCCAAATCAACACGGCCGAGCAACTTACCTTCGACGTAGAGAGTCTCCGATCACGCTTAAGACGAAGCAGCTTCAAGCTCAACCTCACAAAACGACAGTGCATTGTCATCTTCCTCCCTCTCCTCCTCGTCTTCCTCTACTTATCCACCGACCTCACCAACTTCTTCTCCTCTGCGAACCTTCCAGATTCCGTTTTCCGCCCCAATCATGAACCGGGTCGGACCCAAGAACCGGATCTCCGAGCCCTCTACCTCCTCCGGAAGCAAGAAGCCGATCTCTCCTCTCTCTGGAACCGAACTCTATCGATCCCCGACACCAAGTCCGCTCTTTTCCGACAAATCTCATTAAACAGACGGATCCAAAACGCGTTACTGTCGCCGCACAAAACCGAAAGTCTCAGTCTTTACGGTGGGGGAACCTGCCGGAGAGTGAATCAGAAGTTCATAAAGAGGAAGACGGTTCAGTGGAAGCCGAGGGAAGATAAGTTCCTATTCGCCATCTGCTTGTCTGGTCAGATGAGCAACCACTTGATCTGTCTTGAGAAGCATATGTTCTTCGCAGCGTTGCTGAAACGGACCCTCGTGATCCCTAGCCATAGATTCGATTACCGTTACAGTAGAATCATCGATATAGATCGGATCAACACTTGCTTAGGGAGGAAGGTAGTGGTTTCTTTCGAGGAGTTTTGGAAGAGCAGGAAGAAGAAGCATCATCATGTTCACATCGATAGATTCATATGTTACTTCTCGAAACCGGAGCCGTGTTATGTAGATAAAGAGCATATTGCAAAGCTGAAGGGTTTGGGGATTACTATAGGAGGGAAGGTGGGCTCGCCGTGGGGGGAGGAGGAGGATATTAAGAAGCCGAGTAACAAGACGGCTGAGGAAGTGGAGGCTAGTTTTAGATCGGATGAGGATGTTATTGCGATTGGTGATGTGTTTTATGCTAGTGTTGAGAGAGAGTGGGTGATGCAGCCTGGTGGTCCTTTAGCTCATAAGTGCAAGACTTTGGTTGAACCGAACCGGTTGATATTGCTCACTGCTCAGAGGTTTATCCAGACTTTTCTTGGCAGGAACTACGTTGCTCTTCATTTTCGTAGGCATGGGTTCTTGAAGTTCTG TAATGCCAAGAATCCAAGTTGCTTTTACCCCATTCCTCAAGCTGCTCACTGCATCGCTCGCCTGGTTGAGAAGGTGGATGCACCGGTTATCTACCTCTCTACCGATGCAGCTGAAAGCGAAACTGGTCTGCTGCAATCACTGTTGATCATAAATGGAAAGACTGTTCCACTCGTGAAGCGACCACCTCGTGATTCAGCTGAGAAATGGGATGCGTTGTTGTACAGACATGGTCTCGAGGGTGACTCACAG GTGGAAGCAATGTTGGACAAGACGATATGTGCAATGTCAAGCGTGTTCATTGGTGCCTCAGGTTCTACTTTTACAGAGGATATCCTCAGGCTCAGGAAAGACTGGGGGACTGGTTCAGATTGCGATGAGTATCTCTGTCAAAACGAGCAGCCTAATTTTATAGCCGATCATGAATAG
- the LOC108806544 gene encoding uncharacterized protein LOC108806544 isoform X1, with product MPSLDIATIQPSLQAHLVPLGAQSIIHAKTLPNPWRHTTFSKSLKFYTGHLHVPTRGRLIITAVATVETKYPPAQTEHQQSYSLSSSDDASKPSDGLNGSSDDGEEVDDRERLRRMRISKANRGNTPWNKGRKHSPETLQKIRERTKIAMQDPKIKMKLSNLGHAQNEETRLKIGEGVRMRWARRKERRKVQETCHFEWQNLLAEAARKGHTTDEQEFQWDSYKILDQQNQLEWLESIEQRKAVRAAKGNRRAPKSPEQRRRIAEAIAAKWADPAYRERVCSGLAKYHGIPEGAERRRRRPSGTGEPRKKNPTNKTTRVSETVRKVQVVKVRKRRGPVYKDPLASSKLEMIKSIRAKRVAEESKKMDAVQQARLLISEAEKAAKVLEVAAMTSPVAQASLLESKKLIAEATQLIESLEISQASSDEDGTHHQPNTEDSNDQEEPGEVNGTHTLPPINGESLHLSLRCSDLPTFNIQGTTTLGVIQQPNGTRVDPPPPESNGAIRLPNGSHACRGVDEKAEESLESGNVTKKWVRGRLVEVTEAA from the exons ATGCCTTCGTTAG ATATTGCTACGATCCAACCTTCCTTGCAAGCTCATCTTGTTCCATTGGGGGCTCAGAGTATCATCCATGCCAAAACCCTACCTAATCCATGGAGACACACCACTTTCTCCAAGAGTCTGAAATTTTACACAGGCCATCTTCATGTACCAACAAGAGGCAGACTCATTATTACTGCAGTGGCTACTGTTGAAACCAAATATCCTCCCGCTCAGACAGAACACCAACAAAGCTACTCCTTGTCTTCTTCTGATGATGCTTCAAAACCCTCTGACGGTCTTAATGGAAGTTCTGACGATGGAGAAGAGGTGGATGACAGAGAAAGGCTAAGGAGGATGAGGATCTCTAAGGCTAATAGAGGGAACACTCCTTGGAACAAAGGCAGGAAGCATAGTCCAG AGACCCTACAGAAGATTAGAGAAAGGACAAAGATTGCAATGCAAGACCCTAAG ATCAAGATGAAGTTATCAAATCTCGGACACGCACAAAA CGAGGAGACACGGTTGAAGATTGGGGAGGGAGTGAGGATGCGATGGGCAAGGAGGAAGGAGAGGAGAAAAGTGCAGGAGACATGTCACTTCGAGTGGCAAAACTTGTTAGCAGAAGCTGCTAGAAAAGGACACACAACAGACGAACAAGAGTTTCAGTGGGATTCTTACAAGATCTTGGACCAGCAGAATCAGCTGGAATGGCTTGAAAGTATAGAGCAGAGGAAAGCCGTTAGAGCAGCTAAAGGCAACAGAAGAGCTCCAAAATCTCCCGAACAGAGGAGGAGAATCGCTGAAGCCATAGCTGCTAAATGGGCTGATCCA GCTTACCGTGAAAGGGTTTGCTCTGGCTTGGCGAAATACCACGGTATACCTGAAGGTGCTGAGAGGCGACGTAGAAGACCAAGTGGGACTGGAGAGCCTAGAAAGAAGAATCCTACAAATAAAACTACAAGAGTTTCAGAGACTGTACGCAAAGTTCAAGTAGTGAAAGTAAGGAAGCGGAGAGGACCTGTGTATAAAGATCCTTTGGCTAGTTCAAAGCTGGAGATGATAAAAAGCATCAGAGCAAAAAGAGTTGCTGAAGAATCTAAGAAGATGGATGCTGTGCAACAAGCAAG GCTTTTGATCTCTGAAGCTGAGAAAGCTGCTAAGGTTCTTGAGGTTGCTGCTATGACAAGCCCTGTGGCTCAAGCATCTTTGTTAGAGAGTAAAAAGCTTATAGCAGAAGCAACGCAGCTGATTGAATCTTTAGAAATTAGCCAGGCATCTTCAGATGAAGATGGGACTCACCATCAGCCTAATACCGAAGATTCAAATGATCAAGAAGAGCCAGGAGAAGTGAACGGAACACACACATTACCACCAATCAATGGAGAGAGTCTTCACTTGAGCTTGAGGTGTAGTGATTTGCCGACATTCAACATACAAGGTACCACCACACTTGGGGTGATTCAACAGCCAAACGGAACAAGAGTTGATCCTCCTCCACCAGAGTCTAATGGAGCTATCAGACTTCCAAATGGTTCTCATGCTTGCCGTGGAGTGGATGAAAAGGCGGAAGAATCTTTGGAATCAGGGAATGTAACTAAGAAGTGGGTTCGTGGAAGGCTCGTAGAAGTCACAGAAGCAGCctaa
- the LOC108806544 gene encoding uncharacterized protein LOC108806544 isoform X2: MKLSNLGHAQNEETRLKIGEGVRMRWARRKERRKVQETCHFEWQNLLAEAARKGHTTDEQEFQWDSYKILDQQNQLEWLESIEQRKAVRAAKGNRRAPKSPEQRRRIAEAIAAKWADPAYRERVCSGLAKYHGIPEGAERRRRRPSGTGEPRKKNPTNKTTRVSETVRKVQVVKVRKRRGPVYKDPLASSKLEMIKSIRAKRVAEESKKMDAVQQARLLISEAEKAAKVLEVAAMTSPVAQASLLESKKLIAEATQLIESLEISQASSDEDGTHHQPNTEDSNDQEEPGEVNGTHTLPPINGESLHLSLRCSDLPTFNIQGTTTLGVIQQPNGTRVDPPPPESNGAIRLPNGSHACRGVDEKAEESLESGNVTKKWVRGRLVEVTEAA; encoded by the exons ATGAAGTTATCAAATCTCGGACACGCACAAAA CGAGGAGACACGGTTGAAGATTGGGGAGGGAGTGAGGATGCGATGGGCAAGGAGGAAGGAGAGGAGAAAAGTGCAGGAGACATGTCACTTCGAGTGGCAAAACTTGTTAGCAGAAGCTGCTAGAAAAGGACACACAACAGACGAACAAGAGTTTCAGTGGGATTCTTACAAGATCTTGGACCAGCAGAATCAGCTGGAATGGCTTGAAAGTATAGAGCAGAGGAAAGCCGTTAGAGCAGCTAAAGGCAACAGAAGAGCTCCAAAATCTCCCGAACAGAGGAGGAGAATCGCTGAAGCCATAGCTGCTAAATGGGCTGATCCA GCTTACCGTGAAAGGGTTTGCTCTGGCTTGGCGAAATACCACGGTATACCTGAAGGTGCTGAGAGGCGACGTAGAAGACCAAGTGGGACTGGAGAGCCTAGAAAGAAGAATCCTACAAATAAAACTACAAGAGTTTCAGAGACTGTACGCAAAGTTCAAGTAGTGAAAGTAAGGAAGCGGAGAGGACCTGTGTATAAAGATCCTTTGGCTAGTTCAAAGCTGGAGATGATAAAAAGCATCAGAGCAAAAAGAGTTGCTGAAGAATCTAAGAAGATGGATGCTGTGCAACAAGCAAG GCTTTTGATCTCTGAAGCTGAGAAAGCTGCTAAGGTTCTTGAGGTTGCTGCTATGACAAGCCCTGTGGCTCAAGCATCTTTGTTAGAGAGTAAAAAGCTTATAGCAGAAGCAACGCAGCTGATTGAATCTTTAGAAATTAGCCAGGCATCTTCAGATGAAGATGGGACTCACCATCAGCCTAATACCGAAGATTCAAATGATCAAGAAGAGCCAGGAGAAGTGAACGGAACACACACATTACCACCAATCAATGGAGAGAGTCTTCACTTGAGCTTGAGGTGTAGTGATTTGCCGACATTCAACATACAAGGTACCACCACACTTGGGGTGATTCAACAGCCAAACGGAACAAGAGTTGATCCTCCTCCACCAGAGTCTAATGGAGCTATCAGACTTCCAAATGGTTCTCATGCTTGCCGTGGAGTGGATGAAAAGGCGGAAGAATCTTTGGAATCAGGGAATGTAACTAAGAAGTGGGTTCGTGGAAGGCTCGTAGAAGTCACAGAAGCAGCctaa
- the LOC108833197 gene encoding mitogen-activated protein kinase kinase kinase 1-like isoform X2, with product MKKSSGRSDHVVKHSNAGAASFSSSSSEDLSVSNSSVWSVLMTRSKEFPDRISLRNFRVEYGNPYDLAIPVDAWEAFKLKIDKRPVQDLNEARLLESVDTNEGGGPSSSSGENPLGSIDPPANTLAPALPFSTVFDTSPIYSSGFVITSWLKGELLGQGSFGFVYEGISSDGDFFAVKEVSLLDQGSHAQECIQQEIALLSQLQHQHIVRYRGTAKDGSNLYIFLELVSQGSLLKLYRRYPLPNSVVSTYTRQILDGLKYLHGEGFIHRDIKCANVLVDTTGAVKLADFGLAKVSKLNDIKLYRGDPFWMAPEVINPKRTDGYGSSADIWSLGCTVLEMLTRKFPYFDPENPYQAPYRIGKGELPDIPDTLSLDARDFIIRCLRVNPKERPTAAELLNHPFASP from the exons ATGAAGAAATCATCTGGGCGCAGTGATCACGTGGTGAAGCACAGCAATGCTGGCGCAGCGTCTTTTTCTAGCTCGTCATCTGAAGATCTCTCGGTTTCGAATTCTTCTGTGTGGAGTGTTCTGATGACGCGCTCTAAGGAGTTCCCAGATCGAATCAGTTTGCGCAACTTTAGAGTTGAATATGGAAACCCGTACGATTTGGCTATTCCTGTTGACGCCTGGGAAGCTTTCAAGTTGAAGATTGATAAGCGTCCAGTTCAGGATTTGAATGAAGCGAGGCTTCTCGAGTCTGTGGATACAAACGAGGGTGGTGGCCCCTCTAGCAGTAGCGGag aaaatccACTTGGGTCAATTGATCCACCTGCCAACACCCTGGCTCCGGCACTGCCCTTTAGCACAGTATTCGATACTTCACCCATCTATTCTTCCGGATTTGTCATCACGTCTTGGCTGAAGGGTGAACTTCTGGGACAAGGATCGTTTGGCTTCGTGTATGAAGGCATTTCAAG TGATGGGGACTTCTTTGCTGTCAAGGAAGTTTCACTACTTGACCAGGGAAGTCATGCACAAGAGTGCATACAACAG GAGATTGCATTACTAAGTCAGCTTCAGCATCAGCATATCGTGAGATATCGTGGCACAGCCAAG GATGGGTCGAATTTGTACATATTTCTTGAGCTTGTATCCCAAGGTTCCCTTCTAAAACTTTACCGAAGATACCCGCTCCCGAACTCTGTAGTGTCCACGTACACAAGACAAATCCTTGATGGCTTGAAATATCTCCATGGAGAGGGTTTTATCCACCG GGACATCAAATGTGCAAATGTATTGGTGGATACCACCGGAGCTGTTAAGCTTGCTGATTTTGGATTGGCAAAG gtGTCAAAACTGAACGACATTAAGTTATACAGGGGGGATCCATTCTGGATGGCTCCAGAG GTTATTAACCCGAAGCGTACTGACGGGTATGGAAGTTCAGCTGATATATGGAGCCTTGGGTGCACAGTGCTAGAAATGCTGACTCGTAAGTTCCCCTACTTCGATCCAGAAAACCCC TATCAAGCTCCGTATAGGATCGGAAAGGGTGAGCTTCCGGAcatacctgatacattatcacTAGACGCTAGAGATTTTATAATTAGATGTCTCAGAGTGAACCCGAAAGAGCGGCCAACTGCGGCTGAGCTGCTGAACCATCCGTTTGCTTCGCCATAG
- the LOC108833197 gene encoding mitogen-activated protein kinase kinase kinase 1-like isoform X3, which yields MKKSSGRSDHVVKHSNAGAASFSSSSSEDLSVSNSSVWSVLMTRSKEFPDRISLRNFRVEYGNPYDLAIPVDAWEAFKLKIDKRPVQDLNEARLLESVDTNEGGGPSSSSGENPLGSIDPPANTLAPALPFSTVFDTSPIYSSGFVITSWLKGELLGQGSFGFVYEGISSDGDFFAVKEVSLLDQGSHAQECIQQVEKEIALLSQLQHQHIVRYRGTAKDGSNLYIFLELVSQGSLLKLYRRYPLPNSVVSTYTRQILDGLKYLHGEGFIHRDIKCANVLVDTTGAVKLADFGLAKVSKLNDIKLYRGDPFWMAPEVINPKRTDGYGSSADIWSLGCTVLEMLTLSSSV from the exons ATGAAGAAATCATCTGGGCGCAGTGATCACGTGGTGAAGCACAGCAATGCTGGCGCAGCGTCTTTTTCTAGCTCGTCATCTGAAGATCTCTCGGTTTCGAATTCTTCTGTGTGGAGTGTTCTGATGACGCGCTCTAAGGAGTTCCCAGATCGAATCAGTTTGCGCAACTTTAGAGTTGAATATGGAAACCCGTACGATTTGGCTATTCCTGTTGACGCCTGGGAAGCTTTCAAGTTGAAGATTGATAAGCGTCCAGTTCAGGATTTGAATGAAGCGAGGCTTCTCGAGTCTGTGGATACAAACGAGGGTGGTGGCCCCTCTAGCAGTAGCGGag aaaatccACTTGGGTCAATTGATCCACCTGCCAACACCCTGGCTCCGGCACTGCCCTTTAGCACAGTATTCGATACTTCACCCATCTATTCTTCCGGATTTGTCATCACGTCTTGGCTGAAGGGTGAACTTCTGGGACAAGGATCGTTTGGCTTCGTGTATGAAGGCATTTCAAG TGATGGGGACTTCTTTGCTGTCAAGGAAGTTTCACTACTTGACCAGGGAAGTCATGCACAAGAGTGCATACAACAGGTAGAAAAg GAGATTGCATTACTAAGTCAGCTTCAGCATCAGCATATCGTGAGATATCGTGGCACAGCCAAG GATGGGTCGAATTTGTACATATTTCTTGAGCTTGTATCCCAAGGTTCCCTTCTAAAACTTTACCGAAGATACCCGCTCCCGAACTCTGTAGTGTCCACGTACACAAGACAAATCCTTGATGGCTTGAAATATCTCCATGGAGAGGGTTTTATCCACCG GGACATCAAATGTGCAAATGTATTGGTGGATACCACCGGAGCTGTTAAGCTTGCTGATTTTGGATTGGCAAAG gtGTCAAAACTGAACGACATTAAGTTATACAGGGGGGATCCATTCTGGATGGCTCCAGAG GTTATTAACCCGAAGCGTACTGACGGGTATGGAAGTTCAGCTGATATATGGAGCCTTGGGTGCACAGTGCTAGAAATGCTGACTC TATCAAGCTCCGTATAG
- the LOC108833197 gene encoding mitogen-activated protein kinase kinase kinase 1-like isoform X1, whose amino-acid sequence MKKSSGRSDHVVKHSNAGAASFSSSSSEDLSVSNSSVWSVLMTRSKEFPDRISLRNFRVEYGNPYDLAIPVDAWEAFKLKIDKRPVQDLNEARLLESVDTNEGGGPSSSSGENPLGSIDPPANTLAPALPFSTVFDTSPIYSSGFVITSWLKGELLGQGSFGFVYEGISSDGDFFAVKEVSLLDQGSHAQECIQQVEKEIALLSQLQHQHIVRYRGTAKDGSNLYIFLELVSQGSLLKLYRRYPLPNSVVSTYTRQILDGLKYLHGEGFIHRDIKCANVLVDTTGAVKLADFGLAKVSKLNDIKLYRGDPFWMAPEVINPKRTDGYGSSADIWSLGCTVLEMLTRKFPYFDPENPYQAPYRIGKGELPDIPDTLSLDARDFIIRCLRVNPKERPTAAELLNHPFASP is encoded by the exons ATGAAGAAATCATCTGGGCGCAGTGATCACGTGGTGAAGCACAGCAATGCTGGCGCAGCGTCTTTTTCTAGCTCGTCATCTGAAGATCTCTCGGTTTCGAATTCTTCTGTGTGGAGTGTTCTGATGACGCGCTCTAAGGAGTTCCCAGATCGAATCAGTTTGCGCAACTTTAGAGTTGAATATGGAAACCCGTACGATTTGGCTATTCCTGTTGACGCCTGGGAAGCTTTCAAGTTGAAGATTGATAAGCGTCCAGTTCAGGATTTGAATGAAGCGAGGCTTCTCGAGTCTGTGGATACAAACGAGGGTGGTGGCCCCTCTAGCAGTAGCGGag aaaatccACTTGGGTCAATTGATCCACCTGCCAACACCCTGGCTCCGGCACTGCCCTTTAGCACAGTATTCGATACTTCACCCATCTATTCTTCCGGATTTGTCATCACGTCTTGGCTGAAGGGTGAACTTCTGGGACAAGGATCGTTTGGCTTCGTGTATGAAGGCATTTCAAG TGATGGGGACTTCTTTGCTGTCAAGGAAGTTTCACTACTTGACCAGGGAAGTCATGCACAAGAGTGCATACAACAGGTAGAAAAg GAGATTGCATTACTAAGTCAGCTTCAGCATCAGCATATCGTGAGATATCGTGGCACAGCCAAG GATGGGTCGAATTTGTACATATTTCTTGAGCTTGTATCCCAAGGTTCCCTTCTAAAACTTTACCGAAGATACCCGCTCCCGAACTCTGTAGTGTCCACGTACACAAGACAAATCCTTGATGGCTTGAAATATCTCCATGGAGAGGGTTTTATCCACCG GGACATCAAATGTGCAAATGTATTGGTGGATACCACCGGAGCTGTTAAGCTTGCTGATTTTGGATTGGCAAAG gtGTCAAAACTGAACGACATTAAGTTATACAGGGGGGATCCATTCTGGATGGCTCCAGAG GTTATTAACCCGAAGCGTACTGACGGGTATGGAAGTTCAGCTGATATATGGAGCCTTGGGTGCACAGTGCTAGAAATGCTGACTCGTAAGTTCCCCTACTTCGATCCAGAAAACCCC TATCAAGCTCCGTATAGGATCGGAAAGGGTGAGCTTCCGGAcatacctgatacattatcacTAGACGCTAGAGATTTTATAATTAGATGTCTCAGAGTGAACCCGAAAGAGCGGCCAACTGCGGCTGAGCTGCTGAACCATCCGTTTGCTTCGCCATAG
- the LOC108833196 gene encoding pectinesterase 1-like, with protein sequence MDSVQSFKGYGKVDEAQDLALKKKSRKRLILLSVSGLILVLVITAAVVAAVVHNKNKNSSESTPSPPPELTPSTSLKTICGVTRYPESCFYSISKLPASNTTDPAILFKLSLKVIIDELDGISDLPEKLSKETEDERIKSALRVCGNLIEDALDRLNDTVSVMDDASEKTLNASMVDDLKTWLSATVTDHETCFDTLDELAQNKTEYANSTITQNLKSAMSRSTEFTSNSLAIVAKILAALSDFGIPIHGGRRRLLMSQQEAPEWARRRLLQTEGLKPDVTVATDGTGDVKTVNEAVARVPKKSLKVFVIYVKAGTYVENVVMDKGKWNVMIYGDGKDKTIISGGKNFVDGTPTYETATFAIQGKGFVMKDIGIINTAGAAKHQAVAFRSGSDFSVYYQCSFDGFQDTLYPHSNRQFYRDCDVTGTIDFIFGSAAVVFQGCKIMPREPLPRQFNTITAQGKKDPNQNSGMSIQRCSISGNGIVTAPTYLGRPWKEFSTTVIMETEIGPVVRASGWMSWVSGVDPPASIVYGEYKNTGPGADVSKRVKWAGYKPVMSDAEAGRFTVGTMLTGGGWIQAAGVAHQLS encoded by the exons ATGGATTCAGTGCAGTCCTTCAAAGGATATGGAAAAGTAGACGAAGCGCAAGATCTAGCACTAAAGAAAAAGTCAAGAAAACGTCTGATCCTACTATCCGTCTCCGGCTTAATCCTCGTCTTGGTAATAACCGCCGCCGTAGTCGCCGCCGTGGTTCACAACAAGAACAAGAACTCCTCCGAGTCGACACCGAGTCCACCTCCCGAGTTAACACCATCCACCTCACTTAAAACCATTTGCGGCGTGACTCGTTACCCTGAGTCCTGCTTCTACAGTATCTCAAAGCTTCCCGCCTCCAACACAACGGACCCAGCGATTCTCTTTAAGCTCTCCTTAAAGGTGATCATCGACGAGCTCGACGGGATATCCGATCTGCCGGAGAAGCTGTCCAAGGAGACGGAGGACGAGAGGATCAAATCCGCGTTAAGGGTATGCGGGAATCTCATCGAAGACGCGTTGGATCGGCTAAACGACACCGTTTCGGTCATGGACGACGCGAGTGAGAAGACTCTAAACGCGTCGATGGTCGACGATCTCAAGACTTGGCTGAGCGCGACGGTCACGGACCACGAGACGTGTTTCGACACGTTAGACGAGTTGGCTCAGAACAAGACGGAGTACGCGAACTCGACCATCACTCAGAACCTGAAGTCCGCCATGAGTCGGTCCACCGAGTTCACTAGCAACAGCCTCGCCATCGTGGCCAAGATCCTCGCCGCGTTGAGCGACTTCGGGATACCGATCCACGGCGGGAGGAGACGGCTTTTGATGAGTCAGCAGGAGGCTCCTGAGTGGGCGAGAAGGAGGCTGTTGCAGACGGAGGGGTTGAAGCCTGATGTGACGGTGGCGACCGATGGAACCGGGGATGTGAAGACGGTGAATGAAGCGGTGGCGAGGGTGCCGAAGAAGAGCTTGAAGGTGTTTGTGATATACGTGAAAGCTGGAACGTACGTTGAGAATGTGGTGATGGATAAGGGTAAGTGGAATGTTATGATCTACGGAGACGGAAAGGATAAAACCATTATCTCCGGCGGTAAGAACTTCGTCGACGGGACTCCGACTTATGAAACGGCCACGTTTG CTATACAAGGCAAAGGATTCGTAATGAAAGACATCGGAATCATTAACACCGCCGGAGCAGCGAAACATCAGGCGGTGGCCTTCCGATCAGGCTCCGACTTCTCCGTCTACTACCAATGCTCCTTCGACGGTTTCCAAGACACTCTCTACCCTCACTCCAACCGCCAGTTCTACCGTGACTGCGACGTCACCGGAACGATCGACTTCATCTTCGGAAGCGCCGCCGTCGTGTTTCAAGGCTGCAAGATCATGCCGCGGGAGCCGCTCCCGAGACAGTTCAACACCATAACGGCTCAGGGCAAGAAAGATCCGAACCAGAACTCCGGCATGTCGATCCAGCGGTGCAGTATCTCCGGCAACGGGATTGTGACTGCTCCGACGTATCTAGGCCGGCCGTGGAAGGAGTTTTCGACGACGGTGATTATGGAGACGGAGATTGGACCGGTGGTAAGAGCTTCAGGGTGGATGTCGTGGGTCTCGGGAGTTGACCCGCCGGCGAGTATAGTGTACGGAGAGTATAAGAATACTGGGCCTGGGGCGGATGTGAGCAAGAGAGTTAAATGGGCCGGGTATAAACCGGTTATGTCTGATGCCGAGGCTGGGAGGTTTACGGTTGGCACCATGTTAACTGGTGGTGGTTGGATACAAGCGGCTGGAGTGGCGCATCAGCTATCTTAA
- the LOC108840600 gene encoding proteasome subunit alpha type-5-A — translation MFLTRTEYDRGVNTFSPEGRLFQVEYAIEAIKLGSTAIGVKTNEGVVLAVEKRITSPLLEPSSVEKIMEIDDHIGCAMSGLIADARTLVEHARVETQNHRFSYGEPMTVESTTQALCDLALRFGEGDEESMSRPFGVSLLIAGHDENGPSLYYTDPSGTFWQCNAKAIGSGSEGADSSLQEQFNKDLSLSEAETIAVSILKQVMEEKVTPNNVDIAKVAPAYHLYTPEEVEAVISRL, via the exons atgtttcTCACAAG GACCGAGTATGACAGAGGAGTCAACACTTTCTCTCCTGAAGGCAGGTTGTTCCAAGTTGAGTATGCCATTGAAGCTATCAAG CTTGGTTCTACTGCAATTGGAGTCAAGACAAATGAAGGAGTTGTGCTTGCTGTCGAGAAGCGTATCACCTCTCCTTTGCTG GAGCCGAGCAGTGTGGAGAAGATTATGGAGATTGATGACCATATTGGTTGTGCCATGAGCGGTTTAATTGCTGATGCACGTACACTTGTTGAGCATGCAAGAGTTGAAACTCAA AACCACAGATTCTCGTATGGTGAGCCAATGACTGTAGAGTCCACAACGCAAGCGCTGTGTGATCTGGCTTTACGGTTTGGTGAAGGAGATGAAGAATCAATG TCTCGCCCATTTGGAGTATCTCTTCTCATTGCTGGTCATGATGAAAACGGACCAAGCTT GTACTACACGGACCCATCAGGAACATTCTGGCAGTGCAACGCAAAGGCCATTGGCTCAGGCTCAGAAGGAGCTGATAGTTCTCTTCAAGAGCAATTCAACAAA GATCTGTCACTCAGTGAAGCTGAGACGATCGCGGTGTCTATCCTCAAGCAAGTTATGGAAGAAAAG GTGACTCCGAATAATGTGGACATTGCCAAGGTAGCTCCAGCTTACCATCTCTACACTCCAGAAGAAGTTGAAGCAGTCATTAGTCGTCTTTGA